In the genome of Neofelis nebulosa isolate mNeoNeb1 chromosome 8, mNeoNeb1.pri, whole genome shotgun sequence, one region contains:
- the LPAR5 gene encoding lysophosphatidic acid receptor 5: MLPNSTNSSVPSANGSVPPCPDYRPTHRLHMVAYSLVLAAGLPLNALALWVFLRALRVHSVVSVYMCNLAASDLLFTLSLPVRISYYALHYWPFSDLLCQTAGAIFQTNMYGSCIFLTLINVDRYAAIVHPLRLRHLRRPRVARLLCLGVWALILVFAVPTVLVHRPSSCSYGGGQVRLCFESFGDRLWKGGLLPLVLLAEALGFLLPLVAVLYSSGRVFWTLARPDATQSQRRRKTVRLLLANLVIFLLCFVPYNATLAVYGLLRGNLVAANSKVCDRVRGVLMVMVLLAGANCVLDPLVYYFSAEGFRNTLRGLGTPNRARTLATNGAQGGLAEQPTETTCITTPATAEQGLLRPSNVGTPLTQLPEDSAL; this comes from the coding sequence ATGTTGCCCAACTCTACCAACagttctgttccctctgccaacGGTTCTGTTCCCCCGTGCCCCGACTACCGGCCCACCCACCGCCTGCACATGGTGGCCTACAGCCTGGTGCTGGCCGCAGGGCTCCCCCTCAACGCGCTGGCCCTCTGGGTCTTCCTGCGCGCGCTGCGCGTGCACTCCGTCGTGAGCGTGTACATGTGCAACCTGGCGGCCAGCGACCTGCTCTTCACCCTCTCGCTGCCCGTGCGCATCTCCTACTACGCCCTGCACTACTGGCCCTTCTCCGACCTCCTGTGCCAGACAGCGGGCGCCATCTTCCAGACGAACATGTACGGCAGCTGCATCTTCCTGACTCTCATCAACGTGGACCGCTACGCGGCCATCGTGCACCCGCTGCGGCTGCGCCACCTGCGGCGGCCCCGCGTGGCGCGGCTGCTCTGCCTGGGAGTGTGGGCGCTCATCCTCGTGTTCGCCGTGCCCACCGTCCTGGTGCACAGGCCCTCGTCCTGCAGCTACGGCGGCGGCCAGGTGCGCCTGTGCTTCGAGAGCTTCGGCGACAGGCTGTGGAAGGGCGGGCTGCTGCCGCTCGTGCTGCTGGCCGAGGCgctgggcttcctgctgccccTGGTGGCCGTGCTCTACTCGTCGGGCCGGGTCTTCTGGACCCTGGCGCGGCCCGACGCCACGCAGAGCCAGCGGCGGCGGAAGACCGTGCGCCTCCTGCTGGCCAACCTCGTCATCTTCCTGCTGTGCTTCGTGCCCTACAACGCCACGCTGGCGGTGTACGGGCTGCTGCGGGGCAACCTGGTGGCGGCGAACAGCAAGGTCTGCGATCGGGTGCGCGGGGTGCTGATGGTGATGGTGCTGTTGGCCGGCGCCAACTGCGTGCTAGACCCTCTGGTGTATTACTTCAGCGCCGAGGGTTTCCGCAACACCCTGCGAGGCCTGGGCACTCCGAACCGCGCCAGGACCTTGGCCACCAACGGGGCTCAGGGGGGGCTCGCCGAACAGCCCACTGAGACCACTTGCATCACCACCCCGGCTACCGCCGAACAGGGGCTGCTCAGGCCCTCCAACGTGGGGACACCCTTAACCCAGCTCCCCGAGGACTCGGCCCTCTGA